One genomic segment of Burkholderiaceae bacterium includes these proteins:
- the trxA gene encoding thioredoxin TrxA: protein MASELIKHVSDTSFEADVLKSEQPVLVDFWAEWCGPCKAIAPSLDELAGTYDGKLTIAKVNVDDNQNIPAKYGIRGIPTLMVFKNGQLAATKVGALSKAQLAQFIDQQLA from the coding sequence ATGGCCAGTGAACTGATCAAACACGTGAGTGACACCTCTTTCGAAGCCGACGTGCTCAAGTCCGAGCAGCCCGTGCTGGTGGATTTCTGGGCCGAATGGTGCGGCCCCTGCAAGGCCATCGCGCCCTCGCTGGACGAGCTGGCCGGCACCTACGACGGCAAGCTGACCATCGCCAAGGTCAACGTCGACGACAACCAGAACATCCCGGCCAAGTACGGCATCCGCGGCATCCCGACGCTGATGGTGTTCAAGAACGGCCAGCTGGCCGCCACCAAGGTGGGCGCGCTGTCCAAGGCGCAGCTGGCGCAGTTCATCGACCAGCAACTGGCCTGA
- the rho gene encoding transcription termination factor Rho, whose protein sequence is MHLNELKVLHVSELLKQAEALEIDNASRMRKQELMFALIKKRARAGEQVIADGVLEILPDGFGFLRSPDTSYTASTDDIYISPSQVRRFNLHTGDMIEGEVRTPKDGERYFALNKLDAVNGDAPEKNKHKVMFENLTPLFPREQMRLERDGFKGEENITGRIIDVIAPIGKGQRALIVAPPKSGKTVMMQTIAHAISANHPDIHMMVLLIDERPEEVTDMQRSVKAEVIASTFDEPAARHVHVAEMVIERAKRLVELKKDVVILLDSITRLARAYNNVVPSSGKVLTGGVDSNALQRPKRFLGAARNVEEGGSLTIIATALIDTGSRMDEVIFEEFKGTGNSEIHLDRRLYEKRVFPSIQLNRSGTRREELLLAPEVLQKTRILRQFMYNMDEIEAMEMVIKSMKATKTNVEFFDMMRRGG, encoded by the coding sequence ATGCATCTGAACGAACTCAAAGTGCTGCACGTCTCCGAGCTGCTCAAGCAGGCCGAGGCGCTGGAAATCGACAACGCCAGCCGCATGCGCAAGCAGGAGCTGATGTTCGCCCTGATCAAGAAGCGCGCCCGCGCCGGCGAGCAGGTGATCGCCGACGGCGTGCTGGAGATCCTGCCCGACGGCTTCGGCTTTCTGCGCAGCCCCGACACCAGCTACACCGCCAGCACCGACGACATCTACATCAGCCCCAGCCAGGTGCGCCGCTTCAACCTGCACACCGGCGACATGATCGAGGGCGAGGTGCGCACGCCCAAGGACGGCGAGCGCTACTTCGCGCTGAACAAGCTGGACGCGGTCAACGGCGACGCGCCCGAGAAGAACAAGCACAAGGTGATGTTCGAGAACCTCACCCCGCTGTTTCCGCGCGAGCAGATGCGCCTGGAGCGCGACGGCTTCAAGGGCGAGGAGAACATCACCGGCCGCATCATCGACGTCATCGCCCCCATCGGCAAGGGCCAGCGCGCGCTGATCGTGGCGCCGCCCAAGAGCGGCAAGACGGTGATGATGCAGACCATCGCCCACGCCATCAGCGCCAACCACCCCGACATCCACATGATGGTGCTGCTGATCGACGAGCGGCCCGAGGAAGTGACCGACATGCAGCGCTCGGTCAAGGCCGAGGTGATCGCCTCCACCTTCGACGAGCCGGCCGCGCGCCACGTGCACGTGGCCGAGATGGTGATCGAGCGCGCCAAGCGCCTGGTCGAGCTGAAGAAGGACGTGGTGATCCTGCTGGACTCCATCACCCGCTTGGCGCGCGCCTACAACAACGTGGTGCCCTCCAGCGGCAAGGTGCTGACCGGCGGCGTGGACTCCAACGCCCTGCAGCGGCCCAAGCGCTTTCTGGGCGCGGCGCGCAACGTCGAGGAAGGCGGCAGCCTGACCATCATCGCCACCGCGCTGATCGACACCGGCAGCCGCATGGACGAGGTGATCTTCGAGGAGTTCAAGGGCACCGGCAACAGCGAGATCCACCTGGACCGGCGCCTGTACGAAAAGCGCGTGTTCCCCAGCATCCAGCTCAACCGCTCGGGCACCCGCCGCGAAGAATTGCTGCTGGCGCCCGAGGTGCTGCAAAAGACCCGCATCCTGCGCCAGTTCATGTACAACATGGACGAGATCGAGGCGATGGAGATGGTCATCAAGAGCATGAAGGCGACCAAGACCAACGTCGAGTTCTTCGACATGATGCGCCGCGGCGGCTGA